From Acidimicrobiia bacterium, a single genomic window includes:
- the rpoD gene encoding RNA polymerase sigma factor RpoD, producing MTDDEERDANGGDADVTRARDTAPANDVELLVRRVRERGFVTTGEIFAALPDLEPETAELQAIYARIGAMGIEVVDEIVDELEREDQRRASGAPSARDTTERNGATGARVSPHHPAPEPHRDRGEPAARPQTPPAAPAPPRVYRAESASFDPVRMYLKEIGKVPLLTGPQEVTLAQRIEAGLHAADQLEQADGLLSEAERSGLEAVQADGILAKRQLIEANLRLVVSIAKRYVGRGMVLLDLIQEGNLGLIRAVEKFDYTKGFKFSTYATWWIRQAITRAIADQARTIRIPVHMVETMNKVLRVQRQLLQELGREPTVEEIAVKVEMTPDRVREIQRLGQEPVSLETPVGEEDDSFLGDFVEDPTAIAPATAAARALLTEAIEEALEELNERERAVVRLRFGLDDGQVRTLEEVGKEFGVTRERIRQIESKTLAKLRHPTRSKRLRDYLEEP from the coding sequence GTGACCGACGACGAAGAGCGCGACGCGAACGGCGGCGATGCAGACGTGACGCGCGCGCGCGACACCGCGCCTGCGAACGACGTCGAGCTGCTCGTGCGACGCGTCCGCGAGCGCGGCTTCGTCACGACGGGCGAGATCTTCGCCGCGTTGCCGGATCTCGAGCCGGAGACCGCGGAGCTGCAGGCGATCTACGCGCGCATCGGCGCGATGGGAATCGAGGTCGTCGACGAGATCGTCGACGAGCTCGAGCGCGAGGACCAGCGCCGCGCCAGCGGTGCGCCGTCGGCACGGGACACCACCGAACGCAACGGCGCGACCGGCGCGCGCGTCTCGCCGCACCACCCTGCGCCGGAGCCGCACCGGGATCGCGGGGAGCCGGCCGCCCGTCCGCAGACGCCACCGGCCGCACCCGCGCCGCCTCGCGTGTACCGGGCGGAGAGCGCGAGCTTCGACCCCGTCCGGATGTACCTGAAGGAGATCGGCAAGGTCCCGCTCCTCACCGGTCCCCAGGAGGTGACGCTGGCCCAGCGCATCGAGGCCGGCCTGCATGCGGCCGACCAGCTCGAGCAGGCCGACGGGCTGCTGTCGGAGGCCGAGCGCTCGGGGCTCGAGGCGGTCCAGGCCGACGGGATCCTGGCCAAGCGTCAGCTCATCGAGGCGAACCTGCGGCTCGTCGTGTCGATCGCGAAGCGATATGTCGGCCGCGGCATGGTGCTGCTCGACCTCATCCAGGAGGGGAACCTCGGCCTGATCCGCGCGGTCGAGAAGTTCGACTACACGAAGGGCTTCAAGTTCTCGACCTACGCGACGTGGTGGATCCGCCAGGCGATCACGCGCGCCATCGCCGATCAGGCGCGCACGATCCGCATCCCGGTGCACATGGTCGAGACGATGAACAAGGTGCTGCGCGTGCAACGCCAGCTCCTGCAGGAGCTGGGCCGCGAGCCGACGGTCGAGGAGATCGCGGTCAAGGTGGAGATGACGCCCGACCGTGTGCGCGAGATCCAGCGTCTCGGTCAGGAGCCGGTCTCGCTCGAGACGCCCGTCGGCGAGGAGGACGACAGCTTCCTCGGCGACTTCGTCGAGGACCCGACCGCGATCGCGCCGGCGACCGCGGCAGCGCGCGCGTTGCTCACCGAGGCGATCGAGGAGGCACTCGAGGAGCTCAACGAGCGCGAGCGCGCTGTCGTGCGTCTGAGGTTCGGTCTCGACGACGGCCAGGTACGCACGCTCGAAGAGGTCGGCAAGGAGTTCGGTGTCACCCGCGAGCGCATTCGGCAGATCGAGTCGAAGACGCTCGCGAAGCTGCGCCACCCGACGCGCTCGAAGCGCCTGCGCGACTACCTCGAGGAGCCATAG
- the dnaG gene encoding DNA primase, which yields MGILDEDIARVREMTDLVAVAGEHLALKRVGKRYTGLCPFHAEKTPSFSINPEQGLYYCFGCGARGDAITFVREVEHLDFVDAVERLAARAGIELHYDNSNVSKDRQRRNRLVDVVAAAVAFYHRLLLESPDAGNARGYLRSRGFDGDAARRFSLGWAPDGFDTLSHHLQQARFGRQDVVDAGLAFVNRANRLQDQFRARLLFPIFDVRGDPVGFGGRTLAGDGPKYKNSPETPIYHKSRLLYGLNWAKGEVVARDEVVICEGYTDVMAFALAGAPNAVATCGTALADEHFAMLKNLTRRITLAYDADAAGRSAAERWYQWEQQFDVEVRVAALPRGRDPADVWHGDPKALLAALDGAKPFMQFRIDQVLEHAQLGTPEGRARAAEAIVPVLADHPNELVREGYIGQVAGALDLPHTWFKDALARRSTGRRHATAPARDGDAAARDVEGLDRRELEALRIAVHEPELVVTLLDASLFASPTTQDAFAALASSHSMHDAIEAAGPRARGLLERLTVEDLDVGEHAQVYAAEVLANLVEVAAQRRLQELVARGDERSIIVKRVLDQLVCERDRGDWLAAQRCAEELVPWVRGQEEAESE from the coding sequence GTGGGCATTCTCGACGAGGACATCGCGCGTGTCCGCGAGATGACCGACCTCGTCGCCGTAGCCGGCGAGCACCTCGCGCTCAAGCGCGTGGGCAAGCGCTACACGGGTCTGTGTCCGTTCCACGCCGAGAAGACACCGTCGTTCTCGATCAACCCGGAGCAGGGCCTCTACTACTGCTTCGGGTGCGGCGCGCGCGGCGACGCGATCACGTTCGTGCGCGAGGTGGAGCATCTCGACTTCGTCGACGCGGTCGAGCGGCTCGCCGCACGCGCGGGCATCGAGCTGCACTACGACAACAGCAACGTCTCGAAGGACCGGCAGCGGCGCAACCGGCTCGTGGACGTCGTCGCGGCGGCGGTCGCGTTCTACCACCGGCTGCTGCTCGAGTCGCCCGACGCCGGGAACGCCCGCGGCTACCTCCGCAGCCGCGGCTTCGACGGCGACGCGGCGCGGCGCTTCTCGCTCGGGTGGGCGCCCGACGGGTTCGACACGTTGAGCCACCACCTGCAGCAGGCGCGCTTCGGGCGGCAGGACGTCGTCGACGCCGGCCTCGCGTTCGTGAACCGGGCGAACCGGTTGCAGGACCAGTTCCGTGCCCGCTTGCTGTTCCCGATCTTCGACGTCCGCGGCGACCCGGTCGGCTTCGGCGGCCGCACGCTCGCCGGCGACGGCCCGAAGTACAAGAACTCGCCCGAGACGCCGATCTACCACAAGAGCCGTCTCCTGTACGGCCTGAACTGGGCGAAGGGTGAAGTGGTGGCGCGCGACGAGGTCGTCATCTGCGAGGGGTACACGGACGTGATGGCGTTCGCGCTCGCGGGAGCGCCGAACGCCGTCGCGACGTGTGGCACCGCGCTCGCGGACGAGCACTTCGCGATGCTGAAGAACCTGACCCGGCGCATCACGCTCGCGTACGACGCCGACGCCGCGGGCCGCTCGGCCGCGGAGCGCTGGTACCAGTGGGAGCAGCAATTCGACGTCGAGGTGCGCGTCGCCGCGCTCCCGCGTGGGCGCGATCCGGCCGACGTGTGGCACGGCGACCCGAAGGCGCTCCTTGCCGCGCTCGACGGTGCGAAGCCCTTCATGCAGTTCCGGATCGACCAGGTCCTCGAGCACGCGCAGCTCGGCACGCCCGAGGGACGCGCCCGGGCCGCGGAGGCCATCGTGCCCGTGCTCGCCGATCATCCCAACGAGCTCGTGCGCGAGGGCTACATCGGGCAGGTCGCGGGCGCGCTCGACCTCCCGCACACGTGGTTCAAGGACGCGCTCGCGCGTCGATCGACGGGTCGACGGCACGCGACCGCACCGGCACGCGACGGCGACGCCGCGGCACGCGACGTCGAGGGGCTCGACCGCCGAGAGCTGGAGGCGCTGCGCATCGCGGTCCACGAGCCGGAGCTCGTCGTGACCTTGCTCGACGCGTCGTTGTTCGCGTCGCCGACGACGCAGGACGCGTTCGCCGCGCTCGCGTCGTCGCACTCGATGCACGACGCGATCGAGGCCGCAGGCCCGCGCGCGCGTGGACTGCTGGAGCGGCTCACGGTGGAGGATCTCGACGTCGGCGAGCACGCGCAGGTCTACGCAGCCGAGGTGCTCGCGAACCTCGTCGAGGTCGCCGCGCAACGCCGTCTGCAGGAGCTCGTCGCGCGCGGCGACGAACGCTCGATCATCGTGAAGCGTGTGCTCGACCAGCTCGTCTGCGAGCGTGATCGTGGTGACTGGCTCGCGGCGCAACGATGCGCGGAGGAGTTGGTACCCTGGGTCCGCGGTCAAGAGGAAGCGGAGTCCGAGTGA
- a CDS encoding HD domain-containing protein, translating into METITDVDVRHAHVGAYVGGPVLSREEREAALDVRLAPGATRPVGAGTRAEAEEPDPFRLCFERDLDRVKHSRPWRRLAGKCQVFVAPEDDHLRTRLTHAVEVAQVATGIARAANLCLPLVEAIALAHDCGHGPAGHASEEAFTPYLPATGYDHAVYGADVTLAPLNLCAETLDGVRNHSWRRPAPCTPEGEVVAWADRIAYVCHDFEDACRAGILAPGDLPAEVRDVVGTRRSEQIGTFVVATLDAIERTGRVGMTQPAADALAAFRAFNFERIYLRPAARRQAERVVSLLRGLVEHFTDVPARIPDVASGQVPTPPAGSPEAAARAVHYVSGMTDRYALRLGVELLGWRPEDLPRGV; encoded by the coding sequence ATGGAGACCATCACTGACGTCGACGTCCGGCATGCGCACGTCGGTGCGTACGTCGGCGGGCCGGTGCTGTCGCGCGAGGAGCGGGAGGCCGCGCTCGACGTCAGGCTCGCGCCCGGCGCCACCCGTCCGGTCGGCGCCGGGACGAGGGCCGAGGCGGAGGAGCCCGACCCGTTTCGCCTCTGCTTCGAGCGCGACCTCGACCGGGTGAAGCACTCGCGGCCGTGGCGGCGCCTCGCGGGCAAGTGCCAGGTGTTCGTCGCACCCGAGGACGACCACCTCCGCACCCGCCTCACGCACGCCGTCGAGGTCGCACAGGTCGCGACGGGGATCGCGCGGGCCGCGAACCTGTGTCTCCCGCTCGTCGAGGCGATCGCGCTCGCGCACGACTGCGGTCACGGCCCGGCGGGCCACGCGTCGGAGGAGGCGTTCACGCCCTACCTGCCGGCGACGGGCTACGACCACGCGGTGTACGGCGCGGACGTCACGCTCGCGCCGCTCAACCTCTGTGCCGAGACGCTCGACGGCGTGCGCAACCACTCGTGGCGACGGCCCGCGCCCTGCACGCCCGAAGGCGAGGTCGTGGCGTGGGCCGACCGCATCGCATACGTCTGCCACGACTTCGAGGACGCGTGTCGCGCCGGGATCCTCGCGCCCGGCGACCTGCCGGCCGAGGTCCGCGACGTCGTCGGGACGCGGCGGTCGGAGCAGATCGGCACCTTCGTGGTCGCCACGCTCGACGCGATCGAGCGGACGGGCAGAGTCGGGATGACCCAGCCTGCGGCCGACGCGCTCGCCGCGTTCCGCGCGTTCAACTTCGAGCGCATCTACCTGCGCCCCGCGGCGCGCCGGCAGGCGGAACGTGTGGTGTCGCTGCTGCGCGGGCTCGTCGAGCACTTCACCGACGTCCCGGCCCGGATCCCCGACGTCGCGTCGGGGCAGGTCCCGACGCCGCCGGCCGGCTCGCCCGAGGCCGCGGCGCGCGCGGTGCACTACGTCAGCGGCATGACCGACCGGTACGCGTTGCGCCTCGGTGTCGAGCTCCTCGGCTGGCGTCCCGAGGACCTGCCCCGCGGGGTGTGA
- the ppdK gene encoding pyruvate, phosphate dikinase, translated as MKYVYAFEEGSKEQKFLLGGKGANLAEMTNLGLPVPPGFTISTDACKAYLAAGNRLPDGLMGEVETALRALEDKMGKRLGDDVDPLLVSVRSGAPFSMPGMMDTVLNLGLNDVSVGGLAKQTGNERFALDSYRRFVQMFGRIVLDIDGDVFEHALTKLRQERGAASDTDLDADDLRGLVDTFKGIVRDKTGEDFPQDPRVQLRHAIEAVFRSWNGKRAQDYRRMENIPDDLGTAVNVQTMVFGNKGDDSGTGVAFTRDPATGENVRYGDFLANAQGEDVVAGIRVTEHLDAMGTHFPQPQRELLEIMDRLEQHYRDMCDIEFTIEQGRLFILQTRVGKRTAAAALRMATEMADEGLIDKREAVLRVQPGQLDQLLHPQFDPSARYTAVTKGLNASPGAAVGKVYFTADEAEARHEAGERVILVRPETSPDDLHGMIAAEGILTSRGGLVSHAAVVARGMGTPAVCGAEAVRIDLAAKRFEVGSTVVSEGDVISINGTTGEVVIGEVPVVVPEPTGPFNTLLQWADEFRRLGVRTNADLPEDAARARAFGAEGIGLCRTEHMFLGERLPIVQRMILASSDDEENAALEALRERQKADFVGILEAMDGLPVTIRLLDPPLHEFLPDVEDLLVRQAKGELDEQGRHLLEAARQWQEANPMLGTRGCRLGIIKPGLYRMQVRAIVQAAIERKRAGGDPRVEIMIPLAVTEPELALLVDWTRDEVAAVGREEGVDVDYLVGTMVETPRAAIVADEIAHVAEFFSFGTNDLTQMTFGFSRDDVEGRFMPRYLDLHLLPANPFETIDVGGVGKLVEWAVERGRATRPDLKLGICGEHGGDPESVRFCHDVGLDYVSCSPFRVPLARLAAAHAAIGASDGSSGTA; from the coding sequence ATGAAGTACGTCTACGCCTTCGAGGAGGGTTCCAAGGAGCAGAAGTTCCTGCTCGGGGGCAAGGGAGCCAACCTGGCCGAGATGACGAACCTCGGCCTGCCCGTCCCGCCCGGCTTCACGATCAGCACCGACGCGTGCAAGGCGTACCTCGCGGCGGGCAACCGCCTCCCCGACGGGCTGATGGGTGAGGTCGAGACCGCGCTGCGTGCCCTCGAGGACAAGATGGGCAAGCGCCTCGGCGACGATGTCGACCCGCTGCTCGTCTCGGTCCGTTCGGGCGCGCCGTTCTCGATGCCCGGGATGATGGACACCGTCCTCAACCTGGGGCTCAACGACGTCTCCGTCGGAGGTCTCGCGAAGCAGACGGGCAACGAGCGGTTCGCGCTCGACTCGTACCGCCGGTTCGTGCAGATGTTCGGCCGCATCGTGCTCGACATCGACGGCGACGTCTTCGAGCACGCGCTCACGAAGCTCCGCCAAGAGCGCGGCGCGGCGTCCGACACCGACCTCGACGCCGACGACCTGCGCGGTCTCGTCGACACGTTCAAGGGCATCGTGCGCGACAAGACGGGCGAAGACTTCCCGCAGGACCCGCGTGTGCAGCTGCGGCACGCCATCGAGGCCGTGTTCCGGTCGTGGAACGGCAAGCGCGCGCAGGACTACCGGCGCATGGAGAACATCCCCGACGACCTGGGCACCGCCGTCAACGTGCAGACGATGGTGTTCGGCAACAAGGGCGACGACTCGGGGACGGGTGTCGCGTTCACGCGCGATCCCGCCACGGGCGAGAACGTCCGCTACGGCGACTTCCTCGCGAACGCGCAGGGCGAGGACGTCGTGGCCGGGATCCGGGTCACCGAGCATCTCGACGCGATGGGCACGCACTTCCCGCAGCCGCAGCGCGAGCTCCTCGAGATCATGGACCGGCTCGAGCAGCACTACCGCGACATGTGCGACATCGAGTTCACGATCGAGCAGGGACGCCTGTTCATCCTGCAGACGCGTGTGGGGAAGCGCACCGCGGCCGCGGCGCTGCGCATGGCCACCGAGATGGCGGACGAGGGTCTCATCGACAAGCGCGAGGCGGTGCTGCGCGTGCAGCCCGGGCAGCTCGACCAGCTCCTTCACCCGCAGTTCGACCCGTCGGCGCGCTACACGGCGGTCACGAAGGGGCTGAACGCGTCGCCCGGTGCGGCCGTCGGCAAGGTGTACTTCACCGCCGACGAGGCCGAGGCGCGTCACGAGGCGGGGGAGCGCGTGATCCTCGTCCGGCCCGAGACGTCACCCGACGACCTGCACGGGATGATCGCCGCCGAGGGGATCCTCACGTCCCGCGGCGGTCTCGTCAGCCACGCCGCGGTGGTCGCCCGCGGGATGGGCACGCCCGCGGTGTGCGGCGCGGAGGCGGTGCGCATCGACCTCGCGGCGAAGCGCTTCGAGGTCGGGTCGACCGTGGTGAGCGAGGGCGACGTCATCTCGATCAACGGCACGACCGGCGAGGTCGTGATCGGCGAGGTGCCGGTGGTCGTGCCCGAGCCGACGGGGCCGTTCAACACGCTGCTGCAGTGGGCGGACGAGTTCCGGCGGCTCGGTGTGCGGACCAACGCGGATCTTCCCGAGGACGCTGCGCGCGCACGGGCGTTCGGCGCCGAGGGCATCGGTCTGTGCCGCACCGAGCACATGTTCCTCGGCGAGCGGCTGCCCATCGTGCAGCGCATGATCCTCGCCAGCAGCGACGACGAGGAGAACGCCGCGCTCGAGGCGCTGCGCGAGCGCCAGAAGGCCGACTTCGTCGGGATCCTCGAGGCGATGGACGGCCTGCCCGTGACCATCCGCCTGCTCGACCCGCCGTTGCATGAGTTCCTGCCCGACGTCGAGGACCTCCTCGTGCGTCAGGCCAAGGGCGAGCTCGACGAGCAGGGTCGTCACCTGCTCGAGGCCGCGCGCCAGTGGCAGGAGGCGAATCCGATGCTCGGCACGCGTGGTTGCCGGCTCGGGATCATCAAGCCCGGGCTGTACCGCATGCAGGTGCGCGCGATCGTGCAGGCCGCGATCGAGCGGAAGCGTGCGGGGGGCGACCCGCGGGTCGAGATCATGATCCCGCTCGCGGTCACCGAACCGGAGCTCGCGCTGCTCGTCGACTGGACGCGCGACGAGGTGGCCGCGGTCGGACGCGAGGAGGGCGTCGACGTCGACTACCTCGTCGGGACGATGGTCGAGACGCCGCGCGCCGCGATCGTCGCCGACGAGATCGCGCACGTCGCGGAGTTCTTCTCGTTCGGCACCAACGACCTGACGCAGATGACGTTCGGGTTCTCGCGCGACGACGTCGAGGGCCGGTTCATGCCGCGCTACCTCGACCTGCACCTGCTGCCGGCGAACCCGTTCGAGACGATCGACGTCGGCGGCGTCGGGAAGCTCGTGGAGTGGGCCGTCGAGCGCGGGCGCGCGACTCGTCCCGACCTGAAGCTCGGGATCTGCGGCGAGCACGGTGGCGACCCGGAGTCCGTGCGGTTCTGCCACGACGTCGGGCTCGACTACGTCTCGTGCTCGCCGTTCCGGGTCCCGCTCGCCCGGCTCGCGGCCGCCCACGCCGCCATCGGTGCGTCGGACGGGTCGTCGGGAACCGCCTGA